One Aerococcus urinaeequi DNA segment encodes these proteins:
- the dprA gene encoding DNA-processing protein DprA, which yields MLFEIENPYMDMMLKNEEDVLAMTESMLVYAFESGVFTYRELADIIQAQVTSVEDLDRHIHGIQDTQKLKAWGRFKQKYSLAYFRKLYKRYHIHPVTILSTQTYPKALLQTYQPNLVLFCQGDLAIFQKPAMAVVGSRKMSVYGKAAIDQLIPELSEAVVIVSGLAKGVDAYTHQAAMSGGETIAVIGTGLLTSYPSEHHKLQAKIAHDHLLVSPLPNHAKIQPWHFPYRNLTIAGLSQATMVIEAAEKSGSLITANYALQENRLVFAVPGPISNPLSAGTNQLIYYGATPALQASEILRDLFFNV from the coding sequence GTGTTATTTGAAATTGAAAATCCATATATGGATATGATGCTTAAAAATGAGGAAGATGTTTTAGCTATGACAGAATCTATGCTGGTTTATGCCTTTGAATCTGGTGTATTTACCTACCGGGAATTGGCCGATATCATTCAAGCCCAAGTGACTAGTGTTGAAGACTTAGACAGGCATATTCATGGAATCCAAGATACGCAAAAATTAAAGGCCTGGGGGCGATTTAAGCAAAAGTATTCACTTGCTTATTTTAGAAAATTGTACAAAAGGTACCATATTCATCCGGTGACCATCCTTAGTACGCAAACATATCCAAAGGCCTTACTGCAAACCTACCAACCTAATTTAGTTTTATTTTGTCAAGGTGATTTAGCTATTTTTCAAAAACCTGCTATGGCTGTTGTAGGATCAAGAAAGATGTCTGTCTACGGTAAAGCAGCTATTGACCAGCTAATCCCTGAATTAAGTGAAGCCGTGGTCATTGTCTCTGGTTTAGCCAAAGGGGTGGATGCCTATACCCACCAAGCAGCCATGTCTGGGGGCGAAACCATTGCGGTTATCGGGACGGGCTTGCTGACTTCATACCCGAGTGAACACCACAAATTGCAGGCAAAAATTGCCCATGACCATTTACTCGTTTCACCGCTACCCAACCACGCTAAAATTCAACCCTGGCATTTCCCTTACCGAAATCTAACTATTGCCGGACTCAGTCAAGCGACGATGGTTATTGAGGCGGCAGAAAAATCTGGTTCTTTAATAACGGCTAATTATGCCTTACAAGAAAATAGACTGGTTTTTGCAGTGCCAGGGCCTATTTCGAACCCTTTATCTGCAGGGACCAACCAATTAATTTACTACGGTGCCACACCGGCATTACAGGCTTCAGAAATATTGCGCGACTTATTTTTCAATGTATAG